Part of the Arvicanthis niloticus isolate mArvNil1 chromosome 2, mArvNil1.pat.X, whole genome shotgun sequence genome, AGCTACTTCTAAACTACCTGTTAAATCCAAAGAAGCTGATACACTGAGACATCATCATCCAGGAGGTTCAGAGCCTGATGTTACAAAAGTCACCAAGCCAAGACGAGAGAATGGGTAAGAGCAGATCGCTGACATCTGGTTATGACACCTTGTGAGAGCCCAAGTGCTTGCCCTGTGTATTCAAGGGCCTGGGTTGACTGTCCCAGCAGAGGATGGGATGAGGAGAGATACTGACTTTTCTAGAAATTGCTGAGCACCAGAAATATTTCAATAGAGATTGacgagatggcttagcagttctGACTTTGAGAAGACCctggttctgttcctagcaccagCATGGTAACTCAAATCCATCTTTAACCTAGTTTCAGgtgacctctgtgagttccaggcacaCATttgatgcatatgtgtgtgtgtgtgagagtgtgtgattgatatatatcacacacacataggaaAAACACCCATCCAAATAAAATAATCCGGCCAAACAGTCATAGCCTGAAAGCTGAGGCTAACTGTAAGCCTTATCCACAGGCCCGAGCAGGGTGCAGCCCCAGGATCTAGCATGTACAGTGACCCTCTCCTAGGTGAATGTGGTTGACATGAGATAGCCATAACATCGGAAGCAAGCTCAGGTCTGTCCCGTTGTTGGAGGTGAAACCAGCATGCATGGACTCAGCTCTCAGCCTGTACTGTTTACTGGGATGTACTCTTTGGTTCTTGCCTCAGAAACTCAACTCTCTTAAGTCAGGGTGTGATAGCATgaacctgcaatcccagaattgaggaggctgagacaggagtatTAGGATttcaaaccctgtctcaaaacagcaaagaATCCAAGTCCCTATCTGCACCTTGTTTGTAGTACCAAGTACTGTGGTTCTCTGATGagctctgattttccttccataGGCAGGTAAAAGCTGCAGAGCCGGCCAGCAGGAGGACCATCAGAAGCAGGTGAGTGTGGGGTAGACTGAGGGTGGAGGCTTACCATTGTGGATATAGATGACAGTCACATTAGGCTTGTGTGATGTGTCCAAGTCTGGGTCCCATGCCATGTACCTGAGGGGACTTTTGGGATTAAGACAGGCACCACCATCAGGGGAAGATGCCAGGTGCCACCATCATCTTGAGCAGTAGTCTTGGCAGGAAGCCTGAAAGCTTTTTCTAAGGCatgatttttgaaatttttacttgtatatgtatgcatgtgagtgcagatgcctggAAAGAATCGGACGTCCACTAAAGCTGGAATcataggcagttatgagctgcctgatgtgagtGCTAGGGAActggacttgggtcctctggaaaagcagtgcatgctcttaaccactgagccatctccgcaGCCCCCATAACCGGAAAAGGCTTTGTAGGTGTGTTGGATTATGCCTGCAGTAGAAGttcttaggagactgaggcaggattcCCACAAGTTCAGGGCCATACTAGGCTACATTTTAGGCCAACTAAGGTTGTAGGgtatgctggctagtcttatgtcattacaagctagagtcactggagaagagggaccctcaactcagaaaatgcctccataagattgagctacagacaagcctgtagggcattttcttaattaaagattAATGAGGGAAGGCCCAGCCCCTTGTGGATGAGGCCATCCCAGGATTGGTAGtcccgggttctataagaaagcaggcagagtaaGCTATGTgtagcaagtcagtaagcagcacccctccatggcctcttcctcagctcctgcctacaggttcctgccccatgtgagttcctgtcctgacttccttcaatgatagacagtgtcttagttagggtttcattactgtgaagaaacaccatgaccaaggcaactcttatagggacatcattaattggggctggcttacaggctcagaggccTAGTCTATCATCAAGGTGGGCGCTTGGCAGTGTccggaggagctgagagttctacatcttgttccaaaggcaaacagacagactggcttccagatagctaggaaggtctcaaagcccacccctacagtgacacattttctctgacaaggccacacatcctaatagtgccactccctgggccaagcatattcaaaccaccacaaacaatGATCTGAAAACACAAGTCAAATAaaatctttccttcccaagttttttggtcacagtgttccATCACACCAATAGAAACCCCATTTTAACAAGTATACACTctcccccacaaaagaaaaaaacagtttcGGGGCTGAGGGATGGTTCGGTGGGTAAGATGTTTGCTGTGCAAGTGTAAGACCTGGGTTAGAATCCTGGCACCCTTGTAAAAACGCTGAGCGTGGccacacctgcctgtaactccagaattAGGACTGGGGGAAGCAGGTAGATTCTAGGAACTTGCTGGCTGGTGCGCTTCAGATTCAGGAAGACATCCCGTCTCAAGGGAGTGAAATGGAGAACAATAGGGAAGATCTCTGAagtcctgctctggcctctgcatgcgcCTGCACATAGAAGcaccatacatatgtacacacatgtttTTGAAAACTCGGGGCATTCGAAGTGAAGGCTTAATGCTAAGGATGACAGCTGATGACTACATGTTTGCCATGTGTCAGCAGACAGGTTAAGCATTAGTCCATggattctctttttatttgtagTAATATTATAAAATGGAGGTATTGTCTTAAGTCTAGAAATGAGGAAAGAGCTTCAGGTTACAGACCACTGTCAGGAAGTCAAGATTGGAGCCCATTTGAACAGCTCAGTAGCATGTACTCCTAACGTGCCACCTATTCTATTGCTGCAACTTTTATTTTAGCTGCAAACCATTTAATAAGCAAAAACCAGAGGAGGAACTGAAGGATAAGAACGAGCTGCTGGAGGCAGTCAACAAGCAGTTACAGCAGAAGCTGACCGAGACTCAGGGAGAGCTGAAGGACCTGACACAGAAAGTGGAGCTGCTGGAAAAGTTTCAGGATAACTGCTTAGCAATTTTGGAGAGCAAAGGTCTCAACCCAGGTAAGAGACAACACATAGGTCGGTGTTGGCCACATGAGATCTGTGTACATGAGTGAAGGAGCTGCTTAGCCAAGCCCTAAAGGCTTTTCAGTGTTTCTTAATGTTCTGACATGTGTTGGCTAttcttgtttgtcaacttgattacCTCTGgagtgaactacaatccagaaatagaaagcacacctgtgatccagatcttgaggctggaagacagttTTCTGACCTgaatcttgacatggagatcgtGAGGCATAGTGGCCACAAAAGTCTTAGGTCCAGGAAAggttttaatcccaggagacaaagacaagtggatctcttgagttcagggtcagcctgggacaaaccAAGTTTTAGATagaggcatggtggtacacccttaatctgggccacaccttctgctggaggtctACATagggacattggaagaagaaagttTCACTCTTCTTGGAGTGCTTGCACTACTTGCCGGCACATCtgttctacagaagaccagctgaaacaacctGGCCTCgtaggactgagcaactactagattcttggacttcccattcacagctgtccattgttgggttagttggactacagactgtaagtcattacaataaattctctAAATATATAGACATTCCCTAAATTCTGTGACTAGACAACCCTAAGACATGAGGAAGTGTCCGTTTCTACCTGACTAATAGAATGACATGACTATCATTAGAAAGATACTTTGTTCTTAGCTAAACACTGTTTCTTCATTCAGTGCCAACAGCTGTGAGTTTGCAAAGAGGTTAGTGCATTGTGTTTCTTTCCAGGGCGGTAGGTAAATCTTAGAACGTAACTTGCTCAGGTGACAGGAGAGAGAATTCTGTCTCAACAGTTCCTAAGTTGGTTTTATCCCAGTACCTGCAGTGGGGCTCCTGgggagggtgtagctcagtggtggaacatCTGTTTAGGATGTGGTCTTGAGGTCCTGGGTCCTATCTCCAATACTGCACCCCCaagaagagaaaccctgtctcgaaaaacaaagaaagaaagaaagaaagaaagcaagcaagctgcAGCATTTGCTATGTAGTCTATAGTACTTATTTACATTCAGTACTGTCCAACACTGAGAAAATTCAGGGCTTAACACAGAAGTCAGCACCTGAATGCGCACGGCACAAGATCACCCCTCAACAGACTCTGGCCACTTTCAAACCCAGAGAGTCAGCTCTGAAGAAAACACAGCTCTGAGGGCAGCCAATGAGAGACATGCTCAGGGGAGAGTTTCCAGGAACAGGCACTGAAGAGGCTTCCCTCAGGAATACGAGTGTACTTGTCCATGGAGGACTGTTTCTCCTCTGGTTTAAGGTATCTTCTCACATGAGGCTCACTTTGTTGTATCCATCCATTTTAGGCCAAGAGACCCTGGCATCAAAGCAGGAACCCACCACAGATCACACGGACTCCATGGTGAGAACAAGGGTATAGATGGGTATAGGGCCCTCAGCCAGGGCTCAGTAGTAAACCCACCAAGTAAGAGTAAGGACCATAATTAAGATTGTTTGGTCAAATTATGCAAGCTTTATATTTTCTCAGACAGTGCTTTTTCCCTACAGCAGGGTTCAAGAAGATACATTGAACATAGgagacagtggggtttatgtAGTCCCCCAAAACTGTAAGACTAGTGGGCTTTTGAGGAATGGAGGATTTCCAAAGGAATTTTGGTTACATAGGAACTTGGCTGaacatttcagaaattatttGGCTCAACATctaatggtgggggtggggtgggggctggaggttAGGGTATAGAGTGTGGAACGtgtcaaattccagaaaacaggTCAAGACCTGTTCAAATCCAAGTTCTACAGAAAGCAAGAGTGAACTTATTTTGACCTTTTAACAAGATGGCTTTTAGTCTTAAGATGGAATCAGGCTGGCCCATCACCCACGCAGGATCCAAGGTCTCTGTGCTTTGCAGAGATGCTGAGACACTTCCTTTTTGACTTGAAAGGTAGTTTTTATCCTCACAGGGAGATACACATGACTGGGAACTGAAGACGTACTAAAACACAAAACAGGGCTGAGGGGAGGGCTCAGTCAGCAGAGCGCCGACCACACGAGCACGAAGACCTCAGTTCAGATCCTTGGCACCCATGTAAAACCcggggggagacaggaagagacaggtgggtctccgGAGCTCATTGTCCAGCCAGCCTAACCAGCTGCTTAACTTAGGGGCCCTGCCTCAGAAACTACAGTGGAGATGGACCTGCGAGATGGGGGATCGGGTAAAGGgtcttgccgccaagcctgatgacctgagttcaatccctggactGGGTCCTTcactttgtcctctgacctccacatggtgGTTTAAATTCTCCCCATTCcctacaagtaaataaataaatgttttttaaataatagaaagctgttgagatggttcagtaggtaaaagtTCTTGTTGCAAGCCTCATAACCGAGTtggatcccagaacccacgtgatGAAAGGAAAAAAGCCAGTTCTCCCaagttgccctctggcctccacacacacatattcacatgcatattaaatgtttttttaatgttttaaggtGGAGAGGGAGGCTGGTCAGAAGGCTTAAGATGGCTGGTCAGTGGAGTAAGGTCCTTGCTACACCAGCATTgccatctgagtttgatccctggaaggGAACGGTGGATGAGAAGAGCCCACTCCAGAGTTGCTCATGAGCTCTGCATATGTGCTAGGCCATGGTGCTAGGCCATACGTgcatatacaataataatagtTTTTTAAAGGTGGAAAGCAAAGAAGATACCTGTTGTTAATCTCTGAACTCCACAAGAATTTGTAATTGCctctatgtgtgcatatgccaCAGGaataaagagagggagagggagggagggagggagggagacagacggacagacaaacagacagggAGAAAACCCTATATAATAGAAatctggggatatggctcaggaGTAAGTGTTTACCTAGTATGCCTGACATCTAAGGTTGACTGCCAGTGTTtcaaacacaccacacatgcatgtgtgtgtacacacaaaaacTTCTGATAGAACTTGTATAGAGACAATCCGATTCCCCTCTTCTGCACATCACCAAATTTCTTCCTGTTCCATTGCTGAGAACTATGTAATGCCAGGCCTATTTGAATTCATAATTTCCTTTTGGCTCCTTCCCTAAAGAAAGGTAGATTATTTGGGGCATAAAGGCTCCCCAATTTGTCTTCATCTCTTCCCCGAGGAAGATCAGTTATCACAGTGCCAGCCAAGACAGCCACCTCTGGCTTCCCTCTGAGTTTGCTGTGACTTGGCTCCTGAGGTCTGTGCAATAAAGAACACACGGTAAATTTGATAAGTTTGATACCTCAAGGAAAGAGCCTGTAGTAAGAAAGCAAGCTTCTTGGGTCTGCTGAGATTGCCTGGGTAAATGGTGGGTTACTGGAGTAGGTGGAGGGACTATTACTGCTCTAGATAAAGGGGTCTGTGGCAAAGAGAAACGGTTCCTAAGAGTAGCACCTACTCAGAATCTGGCTCTCCTGTGGGCTGGCTTCCTCAAAGGGGACCAGTGGGGATCTTGGCATGTTCTGTTAGTGCTAAGAATATGTCATGAACagaaaggatgatagccaccgtctaattctgtctgtctatgtgtctgtctctctctttctgtgtgtctatctgtgtgtctatctgtgtgtctgtgtgtgtgcgcgaatGCATacacatcctctccctctctctatccccctcctccttctctccctccctcccctcttttacTTTTGAAATAGAGTCTCACTTCATAGTCTCCGCCATCCTGaaacacactatgtagaccacgctggctttgaactcagagacctccaTCTGtgactgcctcccaagtgttggaattaaggcctgtgccaccacacccagctcaccTCTGTGTATATTCTTCACTCTTAGCTGCTGCTGGAGACTTTGAAAGATGAACTGAAGGTTTTCAATGAAACTGCCAGGAAGCAGGTGGAGGAGCTACAGGTAAGGACAGACACACCCAAGACAACACTGCCATCTCACCATAGCTCATGGCCTCAGGGAATAGTTCTTCCTAGCTTTCCTTTTTAGAGTATAGTTTGCCTAAGTGTATACACGTTCAGAATGTGAGAGGCAGAGCCCATGGAGGTtggaagggcatcagatcccttgcaactgagttacaggcagctgtaatTGCCATGTttagtgtgaatgtgtgtgggtgcatagTGCATACATGCCCCAGTGTGTGGGTGCATAGTGCATACTGCATACATGCCCCTGTGTGGGAGTGCATAGTACatacatgccacagtgcatgGGACTCAAACTCTGGTCATTAGGCTTAGTGGCAGGCTCTATGACCTTTGAACGATTTCACCTGTCCCCATGCTATGTCCCCTCCTAtttagttagttggttggttggttggttggttggttggttggttggttttgactGCCCATACCTCCAAGAACTGTAGAGCTGAGAGCCAACCCACTCCTGATCATGGTTGCAGCTCTGGGAAGATAAACCCCCGTCAGTTTTGCCTCCTGAGGCTTTGCTCCCTGGGGAGGAAGAGGCTGAGGGGGAAGGGATGGCTCCTACAGTCCAGAGTCAGGGgtagggatggggagagagacatCAAGTAGCCAGGGCTCCCTGCTGGttagagctggctcaggggtcaCCCACCAGTCATAGAGCAACAGGATCAACTCTCCAAGGATGTCCTAAATAACACTCCCAGATCAGACCTAGGTCAAGGGTcaactccctccttcccttctggaGGG contains:
- the Knstrn gene encoding small kinetochore-associated protein, which produces MAAPKAEAQETVFRTTGPPTDSEPRPFPPSSRKFPFESAAADSTEDWAVAAEHHLKGSGEDSGLEHPAPGVQPSHPATMASAKTVCDAQPADTQTRATSKLPVKSKEADTLRHHHPGGSEPDVTKVTKPRRENGQVKAAEPASRRTIRSSCKPFNKQKPEEELKDKNELLEAVNKQLQQKLTETQGELKDLTQKVELLEKFQDNCLAILESKGLNPGQETLASKQEPTTDHTDSMLLLETLKDELKVFNETARKQVEELQALKVKLKLKEEERIQFLEQQTLCQGEASDFTIILEEMEQLLEM